From a single Herbiconiux sp. SALV-R1 genomic region:
- a CDS encoding NAD(P)/FAD-dependent oxidoreductase produces MTSSSETLHVDVIVVGAGISGIGAAHHLAADTDRDFIVLDSNSGVGGTWWTHRYPGARSDSDLFQYGFGFKPWTGAPIARRDEILAYLNEAVDEAGFREALRLGHEVISAEWSSADTVWAVRTRLIATGEIVVFTCTFLWMCQGYYRHSTPNQPIWEGMDDFRGEIVHPQHWPPELAIADREFVVVGSGATAATIVPALAREGAHVTMLQRSPTYFIPIPNVSATAEKLRALDIPAEWIHEICRREGLAAFYAQRQWAVAHPDEAREALLRGVRDLVGEETTREHFTPRYAPMTQRPVIVPDGDFFAQMNEGRVGVVTEAIERFVPEGILTVSGRLVEADVVVTATGFDMNVLGDVRFVIDGEDLRFHESITYLGMLFTGVPNMVWTMSHYNAPWTLRADLVSQFVVRLLNHMREQRYERVDVAPAEEESAAELREWIDTAVWSPGYWLRGLPLMPKNLGRAPWYVSNDIMTDLVEIPAVDLEATEFRYSAGRRADVRAGAARGEVAEP; encoded by the coding sequence ATGACGAGCAGCAGTGAGACGCTTCACGTCGACGTGATCGTCGTGGGGGCGGGGATCTCCGGGATCGGAGCGGCACACCATCTCGCAGCCGACACGGACCGGGATTTCATCGTCCTCGACAGCAACAGCGGGGTCGGCGGAACCTGGTGGACTCACCGCTACCCGGGGGCGCGATCCGACAGCGACCTCTTCCAGTACGGGTTCGGGTTCAAGCCGTGGACCGGCGCGCCGATCGCCCGTCGCGACGAGATCCTCGCCTACTTGAACGAGGCGGTCGACGAAGCCGGCTTCCGAGAAGCCCTGCGGTTGGGCCACGAGGTCATCAGCGCCGAATGGTCGAGCGCCGACACCGTGTGGGCCGTCAGGACCCGTCTCATCGCGACGGGCGAGATCGTGGTCTTCACCTGCACCTTCCTGTGGATGTGCCAGGGGTACTACCGCCACTCCACCCCCAATCAGCCGATCTGGGAGGGCATGGACGACTTCCGCGGCGAGATCGTGCATCCGCAGCACTGGCCGCCCGAACTCGCGATCGCCGACCGCGAGTTCGTCGTGGTCGGCAGCGGTGCCACCGCCGCCACGATCGTCCCCGCACTCGCCCGCGAGGGCGCGCACGTCACGATGCTGCAGCGCTCGCCCACCTACTTCATCCCGATCCCCAACGTCAGTGCGACCGCGGAGAAGCTGCGCGCACTCGACATCCCCGCGGAGTGGATCCACGAGATCTGCCGACGTGAAGGCCTGGCGGCCTTCTACGCGCAGCGTCAGTGGGCTGTCGCCCATCCGGACGAAGCGCGCGAGGCTCTTCTGCGTGGAGTCCGCGACCTGGTCGGTGAGGAGACGACCCGAGAGCACTTCACCCCTCGCTACGCACCGATGACTCAGCGACCAGTGATCGTCCCCGATGGCGACTTCTTCGCCCAGATGAACGAGGGACGCGTCGGCGTGGTGACGGAGGCGATCGAACGCTTCGTCCCCGAGGGCATCCTCACCGTCTCGGGCCGGCTGGTGGAAGCCGACGTCGTCGTCACGGCCACCGGCTTCGACATGAACGTGCTCGGTGACGTCCGGTTCGTGATCGACGGTGAGGACCTCCGGTTCCACGAGTCCATCACGTACCTCGGCATGCTGTTCACGGGCGTTCCCAACATGGTCTGGACCATGAGCCACTACAACGCCCCGTGGACTCTTCGAGCCGATCTGGTGTCGCAGTTCGTCGTGCGACTGCTCAACCACATGCGCGAGCAGCGGTACGAGCGCGTCGACGTCGCACCGGCCGAGGAGGAGAGCGCGGCGGAGCTTCGGGAGTGGATCGACACCGCGGTGTGGAGTCCGGGGTACTGGTTGCGCGGCCTGCCGCTCATGCCCAAGAACCTCGGCAGGGCTCCCTGGTACGTCTCCAACGACATCATGACCGATCTCGTCGAGATCCCCGCCGTCGATCTCGAGGCGACGGAGTTCCGGTACTCCGCGGGTCGACGCGCCGACGTTCGGGCCGGCGCCGCCCGTGGAGAGGTGGCGGAGCCGTGA
- a CDS encoding aldehyde dehydrogenase has translation MTTVPTDLLIGGALRPGTGPARAVIDPATADAFAEVNDAGLADLDEALDAAAAAQREWADRPPAARAAALRELAQHVIAERDTLVDLLVREVGKPVTEARGETFGTAGFLTSAASLLETLTDEIRYTARKDDEVWLRRRPHGVVGAIIPWNYPSSLTTRKLAPALAAGNAIVLKADEKTPLSALAIASLVARSGLLPEGLVNVVTGAGAVIGDALVRDPRTAFITMTGSTEAGRSIYRAAADLVKPVTLELGGNAPFIVLADADLDQAVADAIVSRHRNGGQVCTSTERVYVHASIKDAFAEQYVAAARALRVGSPTDPSTQIGPRISAGELDKIQSIIDRSLDAGATILTGGRRPEGPGFTSGYWLEPTVISGDDDTWPVMAEELFGPVTPIASFESWDEVMRRANASEYGLSAYVYTRDLGSARRAADELEFGEVFVNRVGPEEFNGYHTGFKLSGVGGDDGPHGLDHFFRKQTTNIRWGEAR, from the coding sequence ATGACGACCGTTCCTACCGACCTCCTCATCGGCGGCGCACTCAGACCGGGCACAGGACCCGCCCGGGCGGTGATCGATCCCGCCACCGCCGACGCGTTCGCCGAAGTGAACGACGCCGGCCTCGCGGATCTCGACGAAGCACTCGACGCGGCCGCCGCCGCTCAGCGCGAGTGGGCTGATCGACCGCCGGCCGCCCGCGCCGCCGCGCTGCGTGAGTTGGCTCAGCACGTGATCGCCGAGCGCGACACCCTCGTCGACCTCCTCGTCCGCGAGGTGGGCAAACCCGTGACCGAGGCGCGAGGGGAGACTTTCGGGACCGCCGGGTTCCTCACCTCCGCCGCGAGCCTCCTCGAGACGCTCACCGACGAGATCCGATACACGGCCCGGAAGGACGACGAGGTCTGGCTGCGCCGACGCCCGCACGGTGTCGTCGGCGCCATCATCCCGTGGAACTACCCGTCGAGCCTCACCACGCGCAAGCTCGCCCCGGCTCTGGCCGCCGGCAACGCGATCGTGCTCAAAGCCGACGAGAAGACGCCTCTCTCCGCCCTGGCGATCGCGTCGCTCGTCGCCCGGTCAGGGCTCCTTCCCGAGGGCCTCGTCAACGTCGTGACAGGCGCAGGTGCCGTAATCGGCGACGCTCTCGTCCGCGATCCGCGGACGGCCTTCATCACCATGACCGGCAGCACCGAGGCAGGACGGTCGATCTACCGAGCCGCCGCCGACCTCGTCAAGCCCGTCACCCTCGAGCTCGGCGGCAACGCCCCGTTCATCGTGCTGGCCGACGCCGATCTCGACCAGGCGGTGGCTGACGCCATCGTCTCCCGCCACCGCAACGGCGGGCAGGTCTGCACATCCACCGAGCGGGTCTACGTGCACGCATCGATCAAGGACGCCTTCGCCGAACAGTACGTCGCCGCAGCACGGGCCCTGCGGGTGGGATCGCCCACCGACCCCAGCACGCAGATCGGGCCGCGCATCAGCGCGGGCGAGCTGGACAAGATCCAGTCCATCATCGACCGATCCCTCGACGCCGGCGCGACCATCCTCACCGGCGGGCGTCGGCCGGAGGGTCCCGGTTTCACGAGCGGCTATTGGCTTGAACCGACCGTGATCTCGGGCGACGACGACACCTGGCCGGTGATGGCCGAGGAGCTCTTCGGGCCCGTCACCCCGATCGCGTCGTTCGAGAGCTGGGACGAGGTGATGCGCCGCGCCAATGCGTCGGAGTACGGATTGTCCGCCTACGTCTACACACGAGACCTCGGCTCAGCGCGTCGCGCAGCAGACGAGCTCGAGTTCGGCGAGGTCTTCGTGAACCGCGTCGGCCCGGAGGAGTTCAACGGCTACCACACGGGCTTCAAACTCAGCGGTGTCGGAGGCGACGACGGACCGCACGGTCTCGACCATTTCTTCCGCAAGCAGACCACGAACATCCGATGGGGTGAAGCCCGATGA
- a CDS encoding MFS transporter codes for MTASANPHGDSAVWRAFIVCLGVAALTILDLSKVNVGLPSMERSLGADPSALQLIVAGYALAFGLTLVPAGRLGDLYSRKAMFLIGLGTFTGASALCALAPDVVTLVAARAMQGMAAGMLMPQVLGLIQQLFPPTRRGRAFGLFGATVSVATAIGPTLGGLLILVAGSDEGWRWMFWMNVPLGAVALAFAAWLLPSTRSRPADPRDLDPIGVLLLGTTIVGVMAPFVLTTGGFGDSPERWIWLGGAAVSLCAFVVWERAYERRGKTPAIRLALFRVTSFRNGLLVATAWFGAMPAVFLLSILYLQQGAGYPPVLSGTVGITFAMASAAASVWGGRFVAESGRVLVVVGLLTAGAGFTLTVFAVLAAPHEWALAWMAAALALAGAGGGLVISANQTLTLSDVPVSSAGVAGSMTQVGQRVGTAIGIAGAGAAYYATLGRDGDGDGAFAFRDGAMVSITLVAIACVIALVDLLRRR; via the coding sequence GTGACGGCCTCAGCGAACCCTCACGGTGACAGTGCCGTCTGGCGGGCGTTCATCGTCTGCCTCGGGGTGGCCGCGCTCACGATCCTCGACCTGTCGAAGGTCAACGTCGGCCTGCCGTCGATGGAACGATCGCTCGGCGCCGACCCGTCCGCGCTCCAGCTCATCGTGGCCGGGTACGCACTGGCGTTCGGTTTGACGCTCGTTCCCGCGGGCAGGCTCGGTGACCTGTACTCGCGGAAGGCGATGTTCCTCATCGGGCTGGGCACCTTCACCGGCGCGAGCGCACTCTGCGCCCTCGCGCCCGATGTGGTGACGCTCGTGGCGGCCCGGGCGATGCAGGGAATGGCTGCGGGGATGCTCATGCCGCAGGTGCTCGGACTCATCCAGCAGCTGTTCCCGCCGACACGGCGTGGGCGGGCGTTCGGACTGTTCGGAGCGACGGTCTCCGTCGCCACCGCGATCGGCCCCACCCTCGGCGGCCTGCTCATTCTCGTAGCGGGCTCGGACGAGGGCTGGCGGTGGATGTTCTGGATGAACGTGCCGCTCGGTGCGGTCGCACTTGCGTTCGCCGCGTGGCTGCTCCCCTCCACCCGGTCGCGGCCAGCCGACCCGCGCGACCTGGACCCGATCGGCGTGCTGCTGCTCGGCACCACGATCGTGGGCGTCATGGCGCCGTTCGTGCTGACCACCGGCGGGTTCGGCGATTCGCCGGAGCGCTGGATCTGGCTGGGAGGCGCCGCCGTCAGCCTCTGCGCGTTCGTGGTCTGGGAGCGTGCCTACGAGCGCCGGGGCAAGACGCCCGCGATCAGGCTCGCGCTGTTCCGCGTCACGTCGTTTCGCAACGGCCTGCTCGTGGCGACAGCGTGGTTCGGGGCCATGCCTGCCGTGTTCCTGCTCTCCATCCTCTATCTGCAGCAGGGAGCCGGCTACCCGCCCGTCCTGTCGGGCACGGTGGGCATCACCTTCGCGATGGCCTCGGCGGCCGCCTCCGTGTGGGGTGGGCGGTTCGTCGCGGAATCGGGACGAGTCCTCGTCGTCGTGGGACTCCTGACCGCCGGCGCGGGCTTCACCCTCACGGTCTTTGCGGTTCTCGCCGCGCCGCACGAGTGGGCTCTGGCATGGATGGCGGCAGCGCTCGCGCTCGCCGGTGCCGGCGGGGGGCTCGTGATCTCAGCCAACCAGACGCTCACGCTGTCCGATGTGCCGGTCTCCTCAGCCGGGGTGGCGGGCTCGATGACGCAGGTGGGTCAACGAGTGGGGACGGCCATCGGCATCGCCGGAGCAGGAGCGGCTTACTACGCGACGCTGGGTCGCGACGGCGACGGCGACGGCGCCTTCGCCTTCCGAGACGGGGCGATGGTGTCGATCACCCTCGTCGCGATCGCCTGTGTCATCGCCCTGGTCGACCTGCTCCGCCGACGCTGA
- a CDS encoding NAD(P)-dependent alcohol dehydrogenase: MKALQYTAIGAPPEVVEIPRPTPGPGQVLLKITAAGACHSDEVIMGLPAELYRLGLPLTLGHEGAGVVHEVGEGVTGVAVGDAVAVYGPWGCGRCHSCAQGKENYCQDAEALGIRPPGLGAPGAMAEYLLVDDARHLVPLDGLDPVTCVSLTDAGLTPYHAIKSSLPRLGAGSTAVVLGVGGLGHVGIQILRAISGARIIALDLTEAKLALAREMGANDTVVSDEGAVAAVRALTAGRGADAVFDFVGVQATVDIAMAVVAMEGEVAIVGIGGGRASVSFIGTPHDASVRSPYWGSRSELIEVFELARRGQIEVEVERFSLDDAARAYERLHAGTLRGRAVIVPGG, encoded by the coding sequence ATGAAAGCACTTCAGTACACCGCCATCGGCGCACCCCCCGAGGTCGTCGAGATTCCTCGGCCCACCCCGGGGCCAGGGCAGGTTCTGCTGAAGATCACCGCGGCCGGCGCCTGCCATTCCGACGAGGTCATCATGGGTCTGCCCGCAGAGCTGTACCGGCTCGGGCTGCCCCTGACCTTGGGCCACGAGGGCGCTGGTGTCGTCCACGAGGTCGGCGAAGGCGTGACGGGTGTCGCCGTCGGCGATGCGGTCGCCGTCTACGGCCCCTGGGGCTGTGGCCGCTGCCACTCCTGCGCCCAGGGCAAGGAGAACTACTGCCAGGATGCGGAGGCGCTCGGCATCCGTCCGCCAGGACTCGGCGCACCCGGCGCGATGGCGGAGTACCTGCTGGTCGACGACGCCCGTCACCTCGTTCCCCTCGACGGCCTCGACCCCGTGACGTGCGTCTCGCTGACCGATGCCGGGCTCACGCCGTACCACGCCATCAAGTCGTCCCTGCCGAGACTCGGCGCCGGTTCGACCGCGGTCGTCCTGGGAGTCGGCGGGCTCGGGCACGTGGGCATTCAGATCCTGCGTGCGATCTCCGGGGCTCGCATCATCGCGCTGGACCTGACGGAGGCCAAGCTCGCCCTCGCGCGCGAGATGGGCGCCAACGACACCGTGGTCAGTGACGAGGGTGCGGTGGCCGCCGTGCGAGCTCTGACCGCCGGCCGCGGAGCTGACGCGGTGTTCGACTTCGTCGGGGTGCAGGCGACGGTCGACATCGCCATGGCAGTCGTCGCCATGGAGGGGGAGGTGGCCATCGTGGGCATCGGAGGTGGCCGCGCCAGCGTCTCCTTCATCGGCACGCCGCACGATGCTTCGGTTCGTTCGCCGTACTGGGGGTCCCGTTCAGAGCTGATCGAGGTCTTCGAGCTCGCCAGGCGGGGTCAGATCGAGGTCGAGGTCGAGCGTTTCTCGCTCGATGATGCTGCCCGAGCATACGAGCGTCTGCACGCCGGCACGCTCCGTGGCCGTGCGGTGATCGTCCCGGGCGGCTGA
- a CDS encoding GAF domain-containing protein, translated as MTIEVEPSYPSDMGRDDDRRWRRMAHSVARLAVELARPREREQLLERIAEQARDLLGADLAYISLNDDERGETYIHTTVGVMSEEYRSIRMPLGAGVLGKVAGSNKPAQTASYFGDPDLVRSPSIDQAVRTEGVHAILGAPMRIDGTVIGALMVADRYSRVYDFVEVSTLDTLASLGTVVLETNQLISDLHDTVGRLRVAQEQNQEYILELERLEHADATLLADLLRDTDGESLETLLAGELDCAVAVRVDRFDDDWGKLGAKASTLDALRRESDRSADVAVDHATGASVLSVHLGDRTIGAIAAERPLSRVGVQILQRAATNLTVRVLFEEAVENAHRRETDDLVRALLAGRATARDLTRLAESTRLNLTGAARCRIITIDCAERRVTADLLNRQLSDFGFAIVYDDHVCALLVERPGLEAAVDLALRRMQSSTLDFTAGWERADHDGIAVAHRRALAVARSLRRLGRSGECSTPSRLGSVGLLLGQGHGHVEEIVRDTLGPVIDYDATHASHLLRTALTYFEADRNVTRAAKELIVHENTVRQRLEKIRDLLGNEAMTGSYALDTHLALRAWSLGTDLPRFSPGTA; from the coding sequence ATGACGATCGAGGTCGAACCCTCCTACCCCAGCGACATGGGCCGCGACGACGATCGTCGGTGGCGGCGGATGGCCCATTCCGTCGCCCGACTCGCGGTCGAACTCGCTCGACCCCGAGAGCGGGAGCAGCTCCTCGAGCGCATCGCGGAACAGGCCCGCGATCTCCTCGGCGCCGACCTGGCCTACATCAGCCTGAACGACGACGAGCGCGGCGAGACCTACATCCACACGACGGTGGGGGTGATGAGCGAGGAGTACCGCAGCATCCGCATGCCGCTCGGAGCAGGTGTGCTCGGCAAGGTGGCAGGCTCCAACAAACCGGCGCAGACCGCCAGCTACTTCGGCGATCCCGATCTGGTCCGTTCCCCCTCGATCGATCAGGCCGTCCGCACCGAGGGCGTCCACGCCATCCTGGGGGCGCCCATGCGCATCGACGGCACGGTCATCGGCGCGCTCATGGTCGCGGACCGGTACAGCCGCGTCTACGACTTCGTCGAGGTCTCGACCCTCGACACGCTCGCCTCGCTCGGAACCGTGGTACTCGAGACGAATCAGTTGATCTCGGATCTGCACGACACCGTGGGCCGCCTCCGCGTCGCTCAGGAGCAGAACCAGGAGTACATCCTCGAGCTCGAGCGCCTCGAGCACGCCGACGCGACCCTGCTCGCCGACCTCCTCCGCGACACCGACGGCGAATCGCTCGAGACGCTGCTGGCCGGTGAGCTGGACTGCGCGGTCGCCGTTAGGGTCGACCGCTTCGACGACGACTGGGGGAAGCTCGGTGCGAAGGCCTCGACCCTCGACGCGCTCAGACGAGAATCCGACCGCTCCGCCGATGTCGCCGTGGACCACGCGACCGGTGCGTCGGTCCTGAGTGTGCACCTGGGCGACCGGACGATCGGCGCGATCGCCGCCGAGCGCCCTCTGTCGCGCGTCGGCGTGCAGATCCTGCAGCGCGCGGCCACCAACCTGACAGTACGCGTGCTGTTCGAGGAGGCGGTCGAGAACGCCCACCGTCGCGAGACAGACGATCTGGTGCGTGCCCTCCTCGCGGGCCGCGCGACCGCACGCGACCTGACACGACTCGCCGAGTCCACGCGCCTCAACCTCACCGGTGCCGCGAGATGCCGGATCATCACGATCGACTGCGCCGAACGCAGGGTCACCGCCGACCTCCTGAACCGACAGCTGAGCGACTTCGGCTTCGCCATCGTGTACGACGATCACGTCTGCGCCCTCCTCGTCGAACGACCCGGGCTGGAAGCCGCGGTCGACCTCGCCCTCCGCCGGATGCAGAGTTCCACCCTCGACTTCACGGCGGGCTGGGAGCGGGCCGACCACGACGGGATCGCGGTGGCACACCGTCGTGCGCTGGCGGTCGCCCGCTCCCTGAGGCGACTCGGCCGCAGCGGCGAGTGCTCGACGCCGTCGCGACTCGGCAGCGTCGGGCTCCTACTCGGTCAGGGCCATGGCCACGTCGAAGAGATCGTCAGAGACACCTTGGGCCCGGTCATCGACTACGACGCGACCCACGCCTCTCACCTGCTACGGACCGCCTTGACGTACTTCGAGGCCGACCGAAACGTCACCCGCGCCGCGAAGGAGCTCATCGTCCACGAGAACACCGTGAGGCAGCGGCTCGAGAAGATCCGGGACCTGCTGGGCAACGAGGCGATGACCGGCAGCTACGCGCTCGATACTCATCTCGCCCTCCGGGCGTGGAGTCTCGGCACCGACCTCCCCCGGTTCTCTCCGGGAACCGCGTGA
- a CDS encoding glycoside hydrolase family 13 protein — MTIETSPDPETPEVPETEAVSTLIGTDGEWWRSAVIYQIYPRSFSDSDGDGIGDLPGITSRLDSLAELGIDAIWLSPFMTSPQHDAGYDVADYCDVDPLFGTLADFDLMLEKAHALGIRVIVDLVPNHTSWDHAWFKEALAAAPGSPERDRYMFRDGKGPNGDEMPNNWESVFGGPMWERVTNPDGTPGQWYLHIFDKSQPDLNWDNPWVRERFHDILRFWLDRGVDGFRVDVAHGMIKEAGLPDYTPPADAGSMGGGTADALVGLEPGIDADASVDPPTPPYWAQEGVHEIFRGWHAVLEEYDGERVLCAEAWVEPLTKLARWVRPDEMQQAFNFTYLSAGWDADELRSVIDGSIAAFATVGAPSTWVLSNHDVVRHASRLALTAENLQGAGIGPNSPGLPDPVVGLRRARAATSVMLALPGSAYVYQGEELGLPEVIDLPDEARQDPTWFRTNHEKYGRDGCRVPIPWEAGSPTYGFGPAGSTASWLPQPGDWNDFARASQEGVADSTLELYKRALALRSLHGLGTGTLEWIPGYGPEVIAFRNNGVTVIANLGQTPVELPAEGPGEVLLTSEPLNEPALPADTAIWLL, encoded by the coding sequence ATGACTATCGAGACCTCTCCCGATCCCGAGACCCCAGAAGTACCCGAGACCGAGGCCGTCTCCACCCTGATCGGCACCGATGGCGAGTGGTGGCGTTCCGCTGTCATCTACCAGATCTACCCCCGTTCCTTCTCCGACTCCGACGGCGACGGCATCGGCGACCTGCCCGGCATCACGAGCCGGCTCGACTCGCTCGCCGAGCTCGGCATCGACGCCATCTGGCTCTCCCCCTTCATGACCTCCCCGCAGCACGACGCCGGCTACGACGTCGCCGACTACTGCGATGTCGACCCGCTCTTCGGCACCCTCGCCGACTTCGACCTCATGCTCGAGAAGGCCCACGCCCTCGGCATCCGGGTGATCGTCGACCTCGTTCCGAACCACACCAGCTGGGACCACGCCTGGTTCAAGGAGGCCCTCGCCGCCGCCCCCGGCAGCCCCGAGCGCGACCGCTACATGTTCCGCGACGGCAAGGGTCCGAACGGCGACGAGATGCCGAACAACTGGGAGAGCGTCTTCGGCGGCCCCATGTGGGAGCGCGTCACGAACCCCGACGGCACCCCCGGCCAGTGGTACCTGCACATCTTCGACAAGTCGCAGCCCGACCTCAACTGGGACAACCCGTGGGTGCGCGAGCGCTTCCATGACATCCTCCGCTTCTGGCTCGATCGGGGCGTCGACGGCTTCCGGGTCGACGTCGCCCACGGCATGATCAAGGAGGCCGGCCTCCCCGACTACACGCCCCCGGCCGACGCGGGCAGCATGGGAGGCGGCACCGCCGACGCGCTGGTGGGCCTAGAACCCGGCATCGACGCCGACGCCTCCGTCGACCCGCCCACGCCGCCCTACTGGGCGCAGGAGGGCGTTCACGAGATCTTCCGCGGCTGGCACGCCGTGCTCGAGGAGTACGACGGCGAGCGCGTGCTCTGCGCCGAAGCCTGGGTGGAGCCGCTCACGAAGCTCGCCCGCTGGGTGCGCCCCGACGAGATGCAGCAGGCCTTCAACTTCACCTATCTCTCCGCCGGGTGGGATGCTGACGAACTGCGCTCGGTGATCGACGGCTCCATCGCCGCCTTCGCCACCGTCGGCGCCCCGAGCACCTGGGTGCTGTCGAACCACGACGTGGTGCGGCACGCCTCCCGCCTCGCGCTCACGGCCGAGAACCTGCAGGGTGCCGGCATCGGGCCGAACTCCCCCGGCCTCCCCGACCCCGTCGTCGGACTCCGCCGCGCTCGCGCCGCGACGAGCGTCATGCTCGCGCTCCCGGGCAGCGCCTACGTCTACCAGGGCGAGGAGCTCGGCCTCCCCGAGGTCATCGACCTCCCCGACGAGGCCCGCCAAGACCCCACCTGGTTCCGCACGAATCACGAGAAGTACGGCCGCGACGGCTGCCGCGTGCCCATCCCGTGGGAGGCCGGCTCGCCCACCTACGGCTTCGGCCCCGCCGGCTCGACCGCGAGCTGGCTGCCGCAGCCCGGCGACTGGAACGACTTCGCCCGCGCCAGCCAGGAGGGCGTCGCCGACTCCACCCTCGAGCTCTACAAGCGCGCCCTGGCGCTGCGCTCGCTGCACGGGCTCGGCACCGGCACCCTCGAGTGGATCCCGGGCTATGGCCCCGAGGTCATCGCCTTCCGCAACAACGGCGTGACCGTCATCGCCAACCTCGGGCAGACGCCCGTCGAGCTGCCCGCCGAAGGCCCCGGCGAGGTGCTCCTCACCAGCGAGCCGCTCAACGAACCGGCCCTGCCCGCCGACACGGCGATCTGGCTGCTCTAG
- a CDS encoding M23 family metallopeptidase, whose protein sequence is MNTEADAPAATPKRTGRRAGTPEVVADEPTAPARKAGRRAGAAPVEGSAPIEPSAPREAAPAPKTTGRRAGAAAIDDESPSVRSAAGRRARAAAEPAPQADVVAASSVAAPRPHTQRGGRRAAETFSDETSRTPAGRRAKAAAVAAAAASSSAQCASEAAPVPVPPVSPAAAEPAAVADLVIEVEPVSPTGHDTVDVVAEVEAVSAPVVSKPVSRRTLRGAGVDGPASDTVAAATDAASRSATAPVRSRRRAAPSDGPGADTSGATDEPGITDKPGAADQPGATDRPGAADKSGATDRSGAADKPDAPRSAPGGRRSRRGDTAKGAFSVVAMLFAAGIAVATTMPASAFHAATIATGAIAPSVAGDLAAALPGQELTTGSQTLASDITRDGYGVRDLAALRAAGYRIADTFTNNPNGTVQWPFPVGVPISDGFGHRESPGGIGSTDHKGVDFTPGQGTTIQAIADGVVRLVQASDNGGLGVYVIIDHVIDGQAISSVYGHMFTGSVEVTEGQVVKVAQPVGKVGNTGTSTGAHLHFEVRLDGVTPVDPFAWLQANAN, encoded by the coding sequence GTGAACACAGAAGCGGATGCTCCTGCCGCCACCCCGAAGCGCACCGGCCGCCGTGCCGGCACCCCTGAGGTCGTTGCCGACGAGCCCACCGCTCCGGCTCGCAAGGCGGGCCGCCGCGCGGGCGCTGCGCCCGTCGAGGGGTCGGCGCCCATCGAGCCGTCCGCTCCGCGCGAGGCTGCGCCCGCTCCGAAGACGACGGGCCGCCGGGCCGGCGCTGCGGCGATCGACGACGAGTCGCCCTCGGTACGCAGCGCAGCGGGGCGCCGAGCGCGGGCCGCCGCCGAGCCGGCACCCCAGGCGGATGTCGTGGCCGCGAGCTCGGTCGCCGCGCCCCGACCTCACACGCAGCGCGGCGGTCGACGTGCCGCCGAGACCTTCTCCGACGAGACCTCGCGCACCCCGGCCGGGCGCCGGGCGAAAGCGGCGGCTGTCGCCGCTGCCGCTGCGTCCTCTTCGGCGCAGTGTGCGTCTGAAGCGGCACCCGTCCCGGTTCCGCCCGTGTCGCCAGCCGCTGCCGAGCCCGCCGCCGTGGCCGATCTCGTCATCGAGGTCGAGCCCGTCTCTCCGACCGGGCACGACACCGTCGACGTCGTCGCCGAGGTGGAGGCGGTCTCCGCGCCGGTCGTCTCGAAGCCTGTGTCGCGCCGCACGCTGCGTGGCGCGGGGGTCGACGGCCCCGCATCCGACACCGTCGCGGCCGCCACCGACGCAGCCAGCAGGAGCGCCACCGCTCCGGTGCGCTCGCGCCGCCGTGCTGCTCCCTCCGACGGCCCAGGCGCCGACACGTCGGGCGCCACCGACGAGCCCGGCATCACCGACAAGCCCGGTGCCGCCGACCAGCCCGGCGCCACCGATAGACCTGGCGCCGCCGACAAGTCGGGCGCCACTGACAGGTCCGGCGCCGCCGACAAGCCGGATGCTCCGCGCAGCGCGCCCGGCGGGCGGCGCAGCCGCCGCGGCGACACCGCGAAGGGCGCCTTCAGCGTCGTCGCCATGCTCTTCGCCGCGGGCATCGCCGTCGCCACGACCATGCCCGCCTCCGCCTTCCACGCGGCCACCATCGCCACCGGAGCGATCGCACCCTCCGTCGCCGGCGACCTCGCCGCAGCGCTGCCCGGCCAGGAGCTCACCACCGGCTCCCAGACCCTCGCCTCCGACATCACCCGCGACGGCTACGGGGTGCGCGACCTGGCCGCGCTCCGCGCCGCCGGCTACCGCATCGCCGACACGTTCACGAACAACCCGAACGGCACCGTCCAGTGGCCGTTCCCCGTCGGCGTGCCCATCAGCGACGGCTTCGGCCACCGCGAGTCGCCCGGGGGCATCGGCAGCACCGACCACAAGGGCGTCGACTTCACACCGGGCCAGGGCACGACCATCCAGGCCATCGCCGACGGCGTGGTGCGCCTGGTGCAGGCGAGCGACAACGGCGGCCTCGGCGTCTACGTCATCATCGACCACGTCATCGACGGGCAGGCCATCTCGAGCGTCTACGGGCACATGTTCACCGGCTCCGTCGAGGTCACCGAGGGTCAGGTCGTGAAGGTCGCCCAGCCGGTCGGCAAAGTCGGCAACACGGGCACCTCCACCGGCGCGCACCTGCACTTCGAGGTGCGCCTCGACGGCGTCACCCCCGTCGACCCCTTCGCCTGGCTGCAGGCCAACGCCAACTGA